A DNA window from Vanessa cardui chromosome 16, ilVanCard2.1, whole genome shotgun sequence contains the following coding sequences:
- the LOC124536167 gene encoding unconventional myosin-IXAa isoform X6, with translation MLLPDQTYEGASATTPSSVPTASPTLAPLAALLRSHHVRPDFFCTYRSRQTHAHRQTAVDQEKKEETLEEPGERRQAAHRPRRARSQRLDASSSNEAVHLQRRLLSLSSELVTLRNHLHVGGASGGGAGAAGAASGTSSSGSQPAVPPRAPLLLPPPAPAPPLQPHHPPPPPPEARWRAGSGSGTATASACASAGVGAGAGPDVDDLIHLRGPLTEDAVVRALQARFYQNKFYTSVGPILIAMNAYTDAGNALTPGAARAQRPELARLVHDAVRHQADTGCPQAIILSGVSGSGKTYASMVLLRRLFDVAGGGPETDAFKHLAAAFTVLRSLGTAATHANSHSSRIGHFIEVQVTDGALYRTKIHCYFLDQTRVVRPPAGERNYHIFYQMLAGLTSDERSQLHLDGYTANDLRYLASSHPRRPEAEDGARFHAWKSCLGVLGIPFLDVLRVLAAVLLLGNVHFSDNAEGTAEPNGEAELVAAGSLLGVGAAALMRGLGTRCAPRAARGQARAPASAAAAAAARDALAKALYCRTVATIVRRANSLKRLGSTLGTLSSDSNESVHQDAASRRASTAGGGARGRAGARSMAALNDAVRHATDGFVGILDMFGFEDAGPSRLEHLCANLCAETMQHFYNTHVFKSSAESCREEGVTGALEVEYVDNVPCIDLVSSLRTGLLAALDVECAARNTAEQYVARIKSAHRGHPRLAEPRPPHPRRFAVRHYAGEVTYDASDFLDANRDAVPDELLAAFDTRTCEFGFATHLFGAELKALAAAGGPAGAQFRASPTAGGAAVAAGALGAAPPAPPAPAAAPSTLTQDFHTRLDNLLRTLVHARPHFVRCLRANSTETPMHFDRVTVARQVRALQILETVQLMASGYPHRMRFRAFSGRYRALWRRSASGADRESGAGCARVLRSVAAAAAPPAPASPAAVRWALGKRHVFLSEGMRQVLERMRRARRQAAAERIQAAWRAQRARAVRGARPAPPARRRPAPIAGTPPPDPADKCDPQLVKRTCSLFGLDLERPPPLPPSRAYTVANGVKLGYPQQRTVAADWDEAGVRLRVGDCVLALGAARRGHVSVQAGGRTVPVPHAVLGPPRAPRPAPPPPPAPA, from the exons ACGCATCTTCGTCAAACGAAGCGGTGCACCTCCAGCGGCGGCTGCTAAGCCTCAGCTCGGAGCTGGTCACCCTCCGCAACCATCTACACGTTGGCGGAGCGAGCGGCGGCGGGGCGGGCGCCGCTGGAGCCGCCAGCGGTACTTCCTCCAGCGGCTCGCAGCCCGCGGTGCCCCCTCGCGCTCCACTGTTACTCCCACCGCCTGCACCCGCGCCACCGTTGCAGCCTCACCACCCTCCGCCGCCTCCACCAG AGGCGAGATGGCGAGCGGGCAGCGGAAGCGGCACCGCTACGGCGAGCGCATGCGCGAGTGCGGGAGTCGGAGCGGGCGCGGGCCCCGACGTGGACGACCTCATCCACCTGCGCGGCCCGCTCACCGAGGACGCCGTAGTGCGAGCGCTTCAGGCGCGattctatcaaaataaattctac ACGTCCGTGGGGCCGATACTGATCGCGATGAACGCGTACACGGACGCCGGCAACGCGCTGACGccgggcgcggcgcgcgcgcagcgGCCCGAGCTCGCGCGCCTCGTGCACGACGCCGTGCGCCACCAGGCCGACACCGGCTGCCCGCAGGCCATCATACTGTCAG GTGTGTCGGGTTCGGGGAAGACGTACGCGTCGATGGTGCTGCTTCGACGACTCTTCGACGTGGCGGGCGGCGGGCCGGAGACCGACGCATTCAAGCACCTGGCGGCCGCCTTCACCGTCCTGCGCTCGCTCGGCACCGCCGCCACACACGCCAACTCGCATTCCAGTAGAATC GGCCATTTCATCGAGGTGCAGGTGACGGACGGCGCCCTGTACCGCACCAAGATCCACTGCTACTTCCTGGACCAGACGCGCGTGGTGCGGCCGCCGGCGGGCGAGCGCAACTATCACATCTTCTACCAGATGCTGGCCGGCCTCACGAGCGACGAGCGCTCGCAGCTACATCTCGATGGCTACACGGCGAACGATCTCCG TTACTTGGCCTCTTCTCACCCACGACGACCCGAGGCCGAGGACGGGGCCCGGTTTCATGCGTGGAAGAGCTGTCTCGGAGTCCTCGGGATACCATTTCTGGACGTGCTGAGGGTGCTGGCCGCGGTGCTGCTGCTCGGCAACGTCCACTTCTCCGACAACGCGGAGGGAACGGCGGAACCGAACGGAGAG GCGGAGCTGGTGGCGGCGGGGTCGCTGCTGGGCGTGGGCGCGGCGGCGCTCATGCGCGGGCTGGGCACGCGctgcgcgccgcgcgccgcccgcggccaggcgcgcgcgcccgccagcgccgccgccgccgccgccgcgcgcgacGCGCTCGCCAAGGCGCTGTACTGCCGCACCGTCGCCACCATCGTGCGCCGCGCCAACTCCCTCAAGCGCCTCGGCTCCACGCTGGGCACTTTGTCGTCGGACTCCAACGAATCC GTGCACCAGGACGCGGCGTCGCGACGCGCCTCgacggcgggcggcggcgcgcgcggccggGCCGGCGCTCGCTCCATGGCGGCGCTCAACGACGCCGTGCGTCACGCCACCGACGGCTTCGTCGGCATCCTCGACATGTTCGGCTTCGAGGACGCCGGCCCGAGTCGGCTCGAGCATCTCTGCGCTAATCTTTGCGCCGAAACCATGCAACACTTCTACAATACTCATGTTTTCAAG TCTTCGGCGGAGTCTTGCCGAGAGGAGGGAGTGACCGGTGCTCTGGAAGTCGAGTACGTGGATAACGTGCCTTGCATCGACCTGGTGTCGTCGCTCCGCACGGGGCTGCTCGCCGCGCTCGACGTGGAGTGCGCCGCGCGCAACACGGCCGAGCAATACGTCGCTCGCATTAAATCCGCTCATAG AGGTCATCCAAGACTGGCGGAGCCGAGACCCCCACACCCTCGGCGCTTTGCTGTCAGACACTACGCGGGCGAGGTGACCTACGACGCTAGCGATTTTCTGGACGCGAATCGCGACGCGGTCCCCGACGAGTTGCTGGCCGCATTCGATACGAGAACTTGCGAGTTCGGTTTTGCGACGCACCTCTTCGGAGCCGAACTCAAG GCGCTGGCGGCGGCGGGCGGGCCGGCGGGCGCGCAGTTCCGCGCGTCGCCcacggcgggcggcgcggccgtggcggcgggcgcgctgggcgccgcgccccccgcgccccccgcgcccgccgccgcgccctCCACGCTCACGCAGGACTTCCACACGCGCCTCGACAACCTGCTGCGCACACTGGTCCATGCGCGCCCGCACTTCGTGCGCTGCCTGCGAGCCAACTCCACGGAGACCCCCATGCACTTCGATCGCGTCACCGTCGCACGACAG GTGCGCGCTTTGCAAATTCTGGAAACCGTTCAACTCATGGCCAGCGGATACCCGCATCGCATGCGGTTCCGCGCGTTCAGCGGCCGCTACCGCGCGCTGTGGCGGCGCAGCGCCAGCGGGGCGGACCGCGAGTCCGGCGCGGGCTGCGCTCGCGTGCTGCGCTCCgtggccgccgccgccgcgccgcccgcgcccgcctcgCCCGCAGCCGTGCGCTGGGCGCTCGGCAAACGACACGTATTCCTCAGCGAGGGTATGCGACAG GTGTTGGAGCGCATGAGGCGCGCTCGCCGGCAGGCGGCCGCCGAGCGCATCCAGGCGGCGTGGCGGGCGCAGCGCGCGCGCGCCGTGCGGGGCGCCCGCCCGGCGCCCCCCGCGCGGCGCCGCCCCGCGCCCATCGCCGGCACACCACCGCCCGATCCCGCCGACAAGTGCGATCCCCAACTCGTCAAGCGAACCTGCTCGCTCTTCGGCCTCGACCTG GAACGGCCGCCGCCGCTGCCGCCGTCGCGCGCATACACGGTGGCGAACGGCGTGAAGCTGGGCTACCCGCAGCAGCGCACCGTGGCGGCGGACTGGGACGAGGCGGGCGTGCGGCTGCGCGTGGGCGACTGCGTGCTGGCGctgggcgcggcgcggcgcggccaCGTGTCGGTGCAGGCGGGCGGGCGCACGGTGCCCGTGCCGCACGCCGTGCTGggcccgccgcgcgcgccgcgccccgcgccgccgccgccgcccgcgcccgcctgA
- the LOC124536167 gene encoding unconventional myosin-IXAa isoform X8, with amino-acid sequence MATLGLSKVFILDKYFTELQKFWETEKKLQGERAPPPRPDRSPTTLRERRPRDYASSSNEAVHLQRRLLSLSSELVTLRNHLHVGGASGGGAGAAGAASGTSSSGSQPAVPPRAPLLLPPPAPAPPLQPHHPPPPPPEARWRAGSGSGTATASACASAGVGAGAGPDVDDLIHLRGPLTEDAVVRALQARFYQNKFYTSVGPILIAMNAYTDAGNALTPGAARAQRPELARLVHDAVRHQADTGCPQAIILSGVSGSGKTYASMVLLRRLFDVAGGGPETDAFKHLAAAFTVLRSLGTAATHANSHSSRIGHFIEVQVTDGALYRTKIHCYFLDQTRVVRPPAGERNYHIFYQMLAGLTSDERSQLHLDGYTANDLRYLASSHPRRPEAEDGARFHAWKSCLGVLGIPFLDVLRVLAAVLLLGNVHFSDNAEGTAEPNGEAELVAAGSLLGVGAAALMRGLGTRCAPRAARGQARAPASAAAAAAARDALAKALYCRTVATIVRRANSLKRLGSTLGTLSSDSNESVHQDAASRRASTAGGGARGRAGARSMAALNDAVRHATDGFVGILDMFGFEDAGPSRLEHLCANLCAETMQHFYNTHVFKSSAESCREEGVTGALEVEYVDNVPCIDLVSSLRTGLLAALDVECAARNTAEQYVARIKSAHRGHPRLAEPRPPHPRRFAVRHYAGEVTYDASDFLDANRDAVPDELLAAFDTRTCEFGFATHLFGAELKALAAAGGPAGAQFRASPTAGGAAVAAGALGAAPPAPPAPAAAPSTLTQDFHTRLDNLLRTLVHARPHFVRCLRANSTETPMHFDRVTVARQVRALQILETVQLMASGYPHRMRFRAFSGRYRALWRRSASGADRESGAGCARVLRSVAAAAAPPAPASPAAVRWALGKRHVFLSEGMRQVLERMRRARRQAAAERIQAAWRAQRARAVRGARPAPPARRRPAPIAGTPPPDPADKCDPQLVKRTCSLFGLDLERPPPLPPSRAYTVANGVKLGYPQQRTVAADWDEAGVRLRVGDCVLALGAARRGHVSVQAGGRTVPVPHAVLGPPRAPRPAPPPPPAPA; translated from the exons ACGCATCTTCGTCAAACGAAGCGGTGCACCTCCAGCGGCGGCTGCTAAGCCTCAGCTCGGAGCTGGTCACCCTCCGCAACCATCTACACGTTGGCGGAGCGAGCGGCGGCGGGGCGGGCGCCGCTGGAGCCGCCAGCGGTACTTCCTCCAGCGGCTCGCAGCCCGCGGTGCCCCCTCGCGCTCCACTGTTACTCCCACCGCCTGCACCCGCGCCACCGTTGCAGCCTCACCACCCTCCGCCGCCTCCACCAG AGGCGAGATGGCGAGCGGGCAGCGGAAGCGGCACCGCTACGGCGAGCGCATGCGCGAGTGCGGGAGTCGGAGCGGGCGCGGGCCCCGACGTGGACGACCTCATCCACCTGCGCGGCCCGCTCACCGAGGACGCCGTAGTGCGAGCGCTTCAGGCGCGattctatcaaaataaattctac ACGTCCGTGGGGCCGATACTGATCGCGATGAACGCGTACACGGACGCCGGCAACGCGCTGACGccgggcgcggcgcgcgcgcagcgGCCCGAGCTCGCGCGCCTCGTGCACGACGCCGTGCGCCACCAGGCCGACACCGGCTGCCCGCAGGCCATCATACTGTCAG GTGTGTCGGGTTCGGGGAAGACGTACGCGTCGATGGTGCTGCTTCGACGACTCTTCGACGTGGCGGGCGGCGGGCCGGAGACCGACGCATTCAAGCACCTGGCGGCCGCCTTCACCGTCCTGCGCTCGCTCGGCACCGCCGCCACACACGCCAACTCGCATTCCAGTAGAATC GGCCATTTCATCGAGGTGCAGGTGACGGACGGCGCCCTGTACCGCACCAAGATCCACTGCTACTTCCTGGACCAGACGCGCGTGGTGCGGCCGCCGGCGGGCGAGCGCAACTATCACATCTTCTACCAGATGCTGGCCGGCCTCACGAGCGACGAGCGCTCGCAGCTACATCTCGATGGCTACACGGCGAACGATCTCCG TTACTTGGCCTCTTCTCACCCACGACGACCCGAGGCCGAGGACGGGGCCCGGTTTCATGCGTGGAAGAGCTGTCTCGGAGTCCTCGGGATACCATTTCTGGACGTGCTGAGGGTGCTGGCCGCGGTGCTGCTGCTCGGCAACGTCCACTTCTCCGACAACGCGGAGGGAACGGCGGAACCGAACGGAGAG GCGGAGCTGGTGGCGGCGGGGTCGCTGCTGGGCGTGGGCGCGGCGGCGCTCATGCGCGGGCTGGGCACGCGctgcgcgccgcgcgccgcccgcggccaggcgcgcgcgcccgccagcgccgccgccgccgccgccgcgcgcgacGCGCTCGCCAAGGCGCTGTACTGCCGCACCGTCGCCACCATCGTGCGCCGCGCCAACTCCCTCAAGCGCCTCGGCTCCACGCTGGGCACTTTGTCGTCGGACTCCAACGAATCC GTGCACCAGGACGCGGCGTCGCGACGCGCCTCgacggcgggcggcggcgcgcgcggccggGCCGGCGCTCGCTCCATGGCGGCGCTCAACGACGCCGTGCGTCACGCCACCGACGGCTTCGTCGGCATCCTCGACATGTTCGGCTTCGAGGACGCCGGCCCGAGTCGGCTCGAGCATCTCTGCGCTAATCTTTGCGCCGAAACCATGCAACACTTCTACAATACTCATGTTTTCAAG TCTTCGGCGGAGTCTTGCCGAGAGGAGGGAGTGACCGGTGCTCTGGAAGTCGAGTACGTGGATAACGTGCCTTGCATCGACCTGGTGTCGTCGCTCCGCACGGGGCTGCTCGCCGCGCTCGACGTGGAGTGCGCCGCGCGCAACACGGCCGAGCAATACGTCGCTCGCATTAAATCCGCTCATAG AGGTCATCCAAGACTGGCGGAGCCGAGACCCCCACACCCTCGGCGCTTTGCTGTCAGACACTACGCGGGCGAGGTGACCTACGACGCTAGCGATTTTCTGGACGCGAATCGCGACGCGGTCCCCGACGAGTTGCTGGCCGCATTCGATACGAGAACTTGCGAGTTCGGTTTTGCGACGCACCTCTTCGGAGCCGAACTCAAG GCGCTGGCGGCGGCGGGCGGGCCGGCGGGCGCGCAGTTCCGCGCGTCGCCcacggcgggcggcgcggccgtggcggcgggcgcgctgggcgccgcgccccccgcgccccccgcgcccgccgccgcgccctCCACGCTCACGCAGGACTTCCACACGCGCCTCGACAACCTGCTGCGCACACTGGTCCATGCGCGCCCGCACTTCGTGCGCTGCCTGCGAGCCAACTCCACGGAGACCCCCATGCACTTCGATCGCGTCACCGTCGCACGACAG GTGCGCGCTTTGCAAATTCTGGAAACCGTTCAACTCATGGCCAGCGGATACCCGCATCGCATGCGGTTCCGCGCGTTCAGCGGCCGCTACCGCGCGCTGTGGCGGCGCAGCGCCAGCGGGGCGGACCGCGAGTCCGGCGCGGGCTGCGCTCGCGTGCTGCGCTCCgtggccgccgccgccgcgccgcccgcgcccgcctcgCCCGCAGCCGTGCGCTGGGCGCTCGGCAAACGACACGTATTCCTCAGCGAGGGTATGCGACAG GTGTTGGAGCGCATGAGGCGCGCTCGCCGGCAGGCGGCCGCCGAGCGCATCCAGGCGGCGTGGCGGGCGCAGCGCGCGCGCGCCGTGCGGGGCGCCCGCCCGGCGCCCCCCGCGCGGCGCCGCCCCGCGCCCATCGCCGGCACACCACCGCCCGATCCCGCCGACAAGTGCGATCCCCAACTCGTCAAGCGAACCTGCTCGCTCTTCGGCCTCGACCTG GAACGGCCGCCGCCGCTGCCGCCGTCGCGCGCATACACGGTGGCGAACGGCGTGAAGCTGGGCTACCCGCAGCAGCGCACCGTGGCGGCGGACTGGGACGAGGCGGGCGTGCGGCTGCGCGTGGGCGACTGCGTGCTGGCGctgggcgcggcgcggcgcggccaCGTGTCGGTGCAGGCGGGCGGGCGCACGGTGCCCGTGCCGCACGCCGTGCTGggcccgccgcgcgcgccgcgccccgcgccgccgccgccgcccgcgcccgcctgA
- the LOC124536167 gene encoding unconventional myosin-IXAa isoform X10 — MATLGLSKVFILDKYFTELQKFWETEKKLQDASSSNEAVHLQRRLLSLSSELVTLRNHLHVGGASGGGAGAAGAASGTSSSGSQPAVPPRAPLLLPPPAPAPPLQPHHPPPPPPEARWRAGSGSGTATASACASAGVGAGAGPDVDDLIHLRGPLTEDAVVRALQARFYQNKFYTSVGPILIAMNAYTDAGNALTPGAARAQRPELARLVHDAVRHQADTGCPQAIILSGVSGSGKTYASMVLLRRLFDVAGGGPETDAFKHLAAAFTVLRSLGTAATHANSHSSRIGHFIEVQVTDGALYRTKIHCYFLDQTRVVRPPAGERNYHIFYQMLAGLTSDERSQLHLDGYTANDLRYLASSHPRRPEAEDGARFHAWKSCLGVLGIPFLDVLRVLAAVLLLGNVHFSDNAEGTAEPNGEAELVAAGSLLGVGAAALMRGLGTRCAPRAARGQARAPASAAAAAAARDALAKALYCRTVATIVRRANSLKRLGSTLGTLSSDSNESVHQDAASRRASTAGGGARGRAGARSMAALNDAVRHATDGFVGILDMFGFEDAGPSRLEHLCANLCAETMQHFYNTHVFKSSAESCREEGVTGALEVEYVDNVPCIDLVSSLRTGLLAALDVECAARNTAEQYVARIKSAHRGHPRLAEPRPPHPRRFAVRHYAGEVTYDASDFLDANRDAVPDELLAAFDTRTCEFGFATHLFGAELKALAAAGGPAGAQFRASPTAGGAAVAAGALGAAPPAPPAPAAAPSTLTQDFHTRLDNLLRTLVHARPHFVRCLRANSTETPMHFDRVTVARQVRALQILETVQLMASGYPHRMRFRAFSGRYRALWRRSASGADRESGAGCARVLRSVAAAAAPPAPASPAAVRWALGKRHVFLSEGMRQVLERMRRARRQAAAERIQAAWRAQRARAVRGARPAPPARRRPAPIAGTPPPDPADKCDPQLVKRTCSLFGLDLERPPPLPPSRAYTVANGVKLGYPQQRTVAADWDEAGVRLRVGDCVLALGAARRGHVSVQAGGRTVPVPHAVLGPPRAPRPAPPPPPAPA; from the exons ACGCATCTTCGTCAAACGAAGCGGTGCACCTCCAGCGGCGGCTGCTAAGCCTCAGCTCGGAGCTGGTCACCCTCCGCAACCATCTACACGTTGGCGGAGCGAGCGGCGGCGGGGCGGGCGCCGCTGGAGCCGCCAGCGGTACTTCCTCCAGCGGCTCGCAGCCCGCGGTGCCCCCTCGCGCTCCACTGTTACTCCCACCGCCTGCACCCGCGCCACCGTTGCAGCCTCACCACCCTCCGCCGCCTCCACCAG AGGCGAGATGGCGAGCGGGCAGCGGAAGCGGCACCGCTACGGCGAGCGCATGCGCGAGTGCGGGAGTCGGAGCGGGCGCGGGCCCCGACGTGGACGACCTCATCCACCTGCGCGGCCCGCTCACCGAGGACGCCGTAGTGCGAGCGCTTCAGGCGCGattctatcaaaataaattctac ACGTCCGTGGGGCCGATACTGATCGCGATGAACGCGTACACGGACGCCGGCAACGCGCTGACGccgggcgcggcgcgcgcgcagcgGCCCGAGCTCGCGCGCCTCGTGCACGACGCCGTGCGCCACCAGGCCGACACCGGCTGCCCGCAGGCCATCATACTGTCAG GTGTGTCGGGTTCGGGGAAGACGTACGCGTCGATGGTGCTGCTTCGACGACTCTTCGACGTGGCGGGCGGCGGGCCGGAGACCGACGCATTCAAGCACCTGGCGGCCGCCTTCACCGTCCTGCGCTCGCTCGGCACCGCCGCCACACACGCCAACTCGCATTCCAGTAGAATC GGCCATTTCATCGAGGTGCAGGTGACGGACGGCGCCCTGTACCGCACCAAGATCCACTGCTACTTCCTGGACCAGACGCGCGTGGTGCGGCCGCCGGCGGGCGAGCGCAACTATCACATCTTCTACCAGATGCTGGCCGGCCTCACGAGCGACGAGCGCTCGCAGCTACATCTCGATGGCTACACGGCGAACGATCTCCG TTACTTGGCCTCTTCTCACCCACGACGACCCGAGGCCGAGGACGGGGCCCGGTTTCATGCGTGGAAGAGCTGTCTCGGAGTCCTCGGGATACCATTTCTGGACGTGCTGAGGGTGCTGGCCGCGGTGCTGCTGCTCGGCAACGTCCACTTCTCCGACAACGCGGAGGGAACGGCGGAACCGAACGGAGAG GCGGAGCTGGTGGCGGCGGGGTCGCTGCTGGGCGTGGGCGCGGCGGCGCTCATGCGCGGGCTGGGCACGCGctgcgcgccgcgcgccgcccgcggccaggcgcgcgcgcccgccagcgccgccgccgccgccgccgcgcgcgacGCGCTCGCCAAGGCGCTGTACTGCCGCACCGTCGCCACCATCGTGCGCCGCGCCAACTCCCTCAAGCGCCTCGGCTCCACGCTGGGCACTTTGTCGTCGGACTCCAACGAATCC GTGCACCAGGACGCGGCGTCGCGACGCGCCTCgacggcgggcggcggcgcgcgcggccggGCCGGCGCTCGCTCCATGGCGGCGCTCAACGACGCCGTGCGTCACGCCACCGACGGCTTCGTCGGCATCCTCGACATGTTCGGCTTCGAGGACGCCGGCCCGAGTCGGCTCGAGCATCTCTGCGCTAATCTTTGCGCCGAAACCATGCAACACTTCTACAATACTCATGTTTTCAAG TCTTCGGCGGAGTCTTGCCGAGAGGAGGGAGTGACCGGTGCTCTGGAAGTCGAGTACGTGGATAACGTGCCTTGCATCGACCTGGTGTCGTCGCTCCGCACGGGGCTGCTCGCCGCGCTCGACGTGGAGTGCGCCGCGCGCAACACGGCCGAGCAATACGTCGCTCGCATTAAATCCGCTCATAG AGGTCATCCAAGACTGGCGGAGCCGAGACCCCCACACCCTCGGCGCTTTGCTGTCAGACACTACGCGGGCGAGGTGACCTACGACGCTAGCGATTTTCTGGACGCGAATCGCGACGCGGTCCCCGACGAGTTGCTGGCCGCATTCGATACGAGAACTTGCGAGTTCGGTTTTGCGACGCACCTCTTCGGAGCCGAACTCAAG GCGCTGGCGGCGGCGGGCGGGCCGGCGGGCGCGCAGTTCCGCGCGTCGCCcacggcgggcggcgcggccgtggcggcgggcgcgctgggcgccgcgccccccgcgccccccgcgcccgccgccgcgccctCCACGCTCACGCAGGACTTCCACACGCGCCTCGACAACCTGCTGCGCACACTGGTCCATGCGCGCCCGCACTTCGTGCGCTGCCTGCGAGCCAACTCCACGGAGACCCCCATGCACTTCGATCGCGTCACCGTCGCACGACAG GTGCGCGCTTTGCAAATTCTGGAAACCGTTCAACTCATGGCCAGCGGATACCCGCATCGCATGCGGTTCCGCGCGTTCAGCGGCCGCTACCGCGCGCTGTGGCGGCGCAGCGCCAGCGGGGCGGACCGCGAGTCCGGCGCGGGCTGCGCTCGCGTGCTGCGCTCCgtggccgccgccgccgcgccgcccgcgcccgcctcgCCCGCAGCCGTGCGCTGGGCGCTCGGCAAACGACACGTATTCCTCAGCGAGGGTATGCGACAG GTGTTGGAGCGCATGAGGCGCGCTCGCCGGCAGGCGGCCGCCGAGCGCATCCAGGCGGCGTGGCGGGCGCAGCGCGCGCGCGCCGTGCGGGGCGCCCGCCCGGCGCCCCCCGCGCGGCGCCGCCCCGCGCCCATCGCCGGCACACCACCGCCCGATCCCGCCGACAAGTGCGATCCCCAACTCGTCAAGCGAACCTGCTCGCTCTTCGGCCTCGACCTG GAACGGCCGCCGCCGCTGCCGCCGTCGCGCGCATACACGGTGGCGAACGGCGTGAAGCTGGGCTACCCGCAGCAGCGCACCGTGGCGGCGGACTGGGACGAGGCGGGCGTGCGGCTGCGCGTGGGCGACTGCGTGCTGGCGctgggcgcggcgcggcgcggccaCGTGTCGGTGCAGGCGGGCGGGCGCACGGTGCCCGTGCCGCACGCCGTGCTGggcccgccgcgcgcgccgcgccccgcgccgccgccgccgcccgcgcccgcctgA